The sequence ATATACTGGCTATGTTTTTACAAGTTCTAACGCTCGGATTAGCGATATACGATGTTAGCTCTCGTAATCTTCGCAGGAAGAATTTGTGGTATTTTATTTTATTGTTTTTGCCACAATTTGGCGTACTAATTTACCTCATGCGCCGCGACGTTGAAACGCAACAAGGCAGACAATCAATTTAATATTTTTCTTTTATCACAATAATAAAAACGACTACGCGATTTGTTTCGGTAGTCGTTTTTATTTTATCTAAACACAAGAAAATCAGAATATTACAGGCGACGGATTTTTGCACCAAGTGCGTTAAGTCGTTGGTCAATGTATTGGTAACCTCTGTCGATTTGCTCTACATTGTCGATGATACTCGTGCCTTCTGCCGAAAGTGCCGCGATGAGCAAAGCCACCCCCGCGCGAATATCGGGCGAAGTCATGCGGATACCACGCAAAGGCACGCGACGATCAAGACCAATCACCGTAGCGCGATGCGGGTCGCAAAGGATAATTTGTGCGCCCATGTCAATGAGTTTATCCACGAAAAACAAACGGCTTTCAAACATTTTTTGGTGAATAAGAACCGTTCCTTTGGCTTGCGTGGCCGTTACCAACACGATACTGAGCAAGTCGGGCGTAAAACCCGGCCAAGGCGCGTCGGCGATGGTCAGCGTAGAACCGTCGATAAACGTTTCTAACTCATATTTGTATTGTTGTGGAATAAAAATATCGTCGCCTTTGATTTCGATTTTGATACCCATGCGTCCAAAGATTTCGGGAATAATGCCCAATTCTTTTACAGCCGCATTTTTAATCGTAATTTCAGAGCCTGTCATAGCAGCCAAGCCAATGAAACTACCGATTTCAATCATGTCGGGCAACATTCTGTGTTCCGTTCCGCCCAAAGCTTCTACCCCTTCGATGGTGAGCAAGTTCGAGCCAATACCCGAAATTTTCGCGCCCATCGAATTGAGCATTTTGCAAAGTTGCTGAATGTACGGTTCGCAAGCCGCATTGTAAATGGTAGTCGTGCCTTTGGCCAACACAGCAGCCATCAGGATATTAGCCGTACCCGTTACGCTGGCCTCATCCAACAACATATACGTTCCTTGCAAATGGCTGCCATCTATATAAAAGAAGCCATCTTTAGAATTGTAGTTGAATTTTGCGCCCAATTTTTCCAAGCCCAAAAAGTGCGTGTCCAAACGACGACGACCGATTTTGTCGCCTCCTGGTTTGGGAATACGTGCCTGACCAAAACGCGCCAACAATGGCCCCAAAATCATAATTGAGCCACGTAAAGCGGTTGCTTCTTTGGCAAATTCTGGACTTTCCATATATGCCAAATCCACGTCTTTGGCCTCGAAGCGGTACGAATCAGCGGAAAGTTTCTCGACTTTCGCGCCCAAATGCCCTATCAACTCAATGAGTTTATTTACGTCCCGAATGTCGGGGATGTTGTGTATCGTAACAGGCTCAGGCGTAAGTAAGACCGCACAAATAATTTGTAGTGCCTCATTCTTAGCACCTTGTGGCACGATTTCGCCTTGTAGGCGTGTGCCGCCAATAATTTCAAAAGAAGCCATTTAGACCAAAAAATTGATAGTTTGATGTAGAATATATTTGTTTCAGTGGAATTGCTGTGTAGCAATCTTATGCGCAACTATTTACGTTTGTTGCGGTGGTCGTTGTTATTGTTGTTGTTTTTGCGTCCGTTGTGGCCAGCCTGATGTTTGCGTTGTTGGTGGTTGCGGTTAGAGTAACTGCCACCCGAAACATATTTTGGCTTGTCCATATCGAACAATCTTTCGCGTTGCACTTGTTCGAGCGTAAGCGTCAGCACGCCTTCGGACATGTGCTCCAATTGTTCCAAAATCACGGCATCTTCAATGCTTTCTTTATTCCAAGTTTTGTAGAACATTTTCATGAGCTTACCTACTGCCACGGCTGCGGCTTTACGCTCTTCTTCTGTCTCTAACTGCTTGGCTTTCTGAATCATAGATTCTACCGTGCGACCATAATGTTTGTAACGAATACGTCCAGACGGATAACTCATGCGTTCGGGGCGTTTGAACAAAACATCTGTTTCGGGCTTAGGGTACGGACAATCTACGTCCAGACGGAAACCCGAAATTATGAACAAATCGTCCCAAAGTTTTTGGGTATAATCTTGCGTATTTTCTTGAACACTGGGGTTGAGTTGGCGCATGAGTTCGATAGCCGTGCGAGCCAATCGGTTGCGTTTGTCGCGGTCGGGCGTTTCTACGATGCTATCTACCAAATTCTGAATATTACGGCCATATTCTTTGAGCGTAATATCTTTCTCTGCGTTATAATAATTGAATTTTGCTTCTGTCATATTTGTTTTACAGAAAAAAAGGAAAACATGAGTTGCAACTTTTGTACAGGCAACACCCTGCAAAGGTGCAAAGTTTTATTTATCAAACCAATAGCCGCAAGCATACGAATTTTAACCCATAAGCCCACATTATTGGGAATTATCCGCTAAATTTGCGGCCAATTCAAGAAGAAGACAATGGAAACCCAAAGACAACAAAAATACGCCCGTCTGCTCCAACGCGATTTGGGCGAGATTTTCCAACGCGATGCCAAACATCATTTCGGGGGTGCGTTCATTACCGTTACGAAAGTGCGCGTAAGCCCAGATTTGAGTGTTGTATATGTATATTTGAGCTTTTTGCTGGCCAAAAATCCGCAATTATTGCTGGCCGAAATCAACGAAAAAAACAAGATTATTCGCCAAGAATTGGCCAAACGCATCCGTAACCAAGTGCGTATTGTGCCCGAATTGCGTTTTTATGTGGACGACACTGCCGAAGAAGCTGCACGCATCGAAAAACTATTGGAAATGGTGAAAAAACCATCGGAAAACGCTTCCAAACTCACTTACGAGGAAGAAGACGAAACAGAAGAATAACCAACAAGCCTCTGACAATCAATGTATCTGGAGTCGCTGGAGTTATTGTATTTCAAAAATTATGAGGAATGTCGGCTTTCGTTTTCGCCACACATCAACTGCTTGACAGGCGAAAACGGAAGCGGCAAAACCAACCTCTTAGATGCCATTTATTATCTTTCACTGACCAAAAGTGCCTTTCATAAAACCGACTTGCCCAACATCAGGCAAGGTCACGATTTTTTTATGATTCACGGCGACTTTGTGGATACTGCCCAAAAACACGCCGTTCGGTGTGCGTATAGCCTTGTCGAAAAAAAAATACTTTCCTGTAACACAATTCCTTACGAGAGAATTACGGAACATATTGGCCGCTTTCCTGTGGTGCTTATCGCCCCCGACGACACGCAAGTAATCCGCGAAGGCAGCGAGGAACGTCGCAAATTTTTTGATGGCATCATTGCCCAAACCGACAACCATTATTTGCATAACCTGCTGGCTTACAATCATTATTTGTTGCAAAGAAATAGTTTGCTCAAGCAGTTTGCCGAACGTCATTATTTTGACCGCGATTTGCTCGAAGCCTATTCCGCACCGCTGCTGGAGCTGGCGGAAAAAATTTATCACAAACGACAAGATTTTTTACAAAAATTCGAACCACTTTTCCAAAAACATTACGCACGTCTCACGCAAAGCCGTGAAATTGTGCGCCTTAGCTACGAGTCGCAATGGCAAGCCGAAAACCCAACCACCGATTTTTGGGCGGCACTGGGCAAAGATGCGCAGTTGCAACGCAGCACGCACGGCATACATCGCGACGATTACGTTTTTCAGATAAATGATTTTTCGTTGAAAAAATACGGCTCACAAGGCCAACAAAAATCGTATTTGATTGCGCTCAAACTCGCGCAGTTTGAGGCCATCGAAGCGGCCACAGGCCACAAACCAATTTTGTTGTTGGACGATATTTTTGACAAGCTCGACGAGTTGCGCATCGGGCAACTGCTGCAAATGGTGGCTGATTCGTTTTTTGGTCAAATTTTCATCACCGACGCACGCCCCGAACGAAGCCGCGCATTGCTGGCACATTTGGGCGAAAAAGCGCGTTTTTTTGGCGTACACGAAGGTTTTGTCCAAGGAGAGAATTTATAAAACAGTAGAAATCATTTGTAATTAATGGTGTAAAACAATCCCAATTCAGGTAATTGAAGATGTCACGCCTACGGCGTTTTTTCGTCCCCAAATACTTATTACTACAAAGATTACCAAGCCTAAAGGCTTTGGGATGAAGCCCAATAAATCCGTAAGGATTGAAATCTTTATAGCAAAATCAACCTATTCTTTACTTTCCCCAATCACTCCAAAATAAAAAAGCAGCCTCCGAAGAAGCTGCTTTTTTTGACAAATATTTACAAATGTGAAAATTATTGTCTTGCTGCGTTTTTGAGGGCACGAGGAATTTCGATGCTCACCACAGGAATGTTTGGAGCGTTCAAAATTGCGAAGCCTTCCGCTTTCACTTGACCAACTTTGATCGTTTTACCCAAATCCAAAGCCGAAACATCTACTGTTACGAAATCTGGAAGAGCTGCTGGCAAAGCTTTTACAGTCAATTTACGAAGTTTTACAGAAAGTTTACCACCTTTTTGTACACCTACTGAAGTTCCTTCTACTCTTACAGGCACGTTCATTTTTACTTCTTTCGCTGGGTCAAGAACCAAGAAGTCAGCGTGAAGAATCATGTCGTTAACTGGATGGAACTGAATGTCTTGAAGGATTGCATCAAACAATTTGCCTTCTACGTTAAGACTTACAGTGTAAGCGTTTGGCGTGTAAACCAAGTCACGGAACAAGATAGCAGGCACATAGAAGTGTACTTGTTCGTTACCGCCGTACAATACGCATGGAACATTGCTTTCAAGGCGTAAAGCTTTGGCTTCTGTTTTGCCGAGATTTGCTCTTTTAAACCCTATAATCTCTACTGATTTCATTAGAATTTTGTTAAAATAAGATTGAAAATATATAAATAAAGTTTCACAACTTTCACTTTTGGAATGTTACAGGAACAACGAGCTAATAGATTCGTGTCCGTGTACGCGTTTGATCGCTTCTGCGAAAAGTTCGCCCACTGTCAGCACTTTTATTTTGCTCGACTCGCGGCGAAGCGGAATCGTATCTGTTACGGCCAAAGACTCAAGGGCTGAATTTTCGATATTTTCGTAAGCCTTACCCGACAAAAGCGCATGTGTACAAATGGCTCTTACGGATTTAGCACCCTTGTCTCTGAGAATTTCGGCGGCTTTGCAAAGCGTACCAGCCGTATCTACCATATCATCTACCAAAATTACGTCTGCACCTTCTACATCACCGATTACTTGCATCGAAGCGATTTCGTTGGCGCGTTTGCGATGTTTGTCGCACACAACCATTTCCACAGCAAAATGCTTGGCAAAGTTACGAGCACGAGCCACACCTCCTACGTCTGGGGCTGCAAAGATAAAATTATCTAGTTTCAGCGAGTTAACGTAAGGGAAAAAAACTGCCGAACCGTCCAGATGATCCACAGGGAAATCAAAGAAACCCTGAATCTGACCCGCATGCAAATCGCAAGTCATCAGGCGGTCAGCACCAGCAGCCGAAAGCAAATTGGCTACTAATTTGGCAGCAATGGCTACACGAGGTTTGTCTTTGCGGTCTTGGCGAGCGTACCCAAAATAAGGCAACACTACCGTAACATACTTGGCGGAAGCTCTACGGGCTGCATCTATAAGCAAAAGCAGCTCCATGAGGTTGTCGGCGGGTGGAAAGGTGGACTGAATGATGAAAACATCTTCACCGCGCACCGATTCGTTAAAGTTAGGAGAGATTTCTCCGTCGTTGAACTTTTGAACAGTCAGAGCACCCAATGGTTGGCCATAAAATTGGGCGATTTTCTCTGATAAGTAGTGGGAAGCTGTTCCCGAAAAGATTTTGACAGAGGACATAACGCAACTTGTGAGTTTGAGCCGCAAAAGTATTTATTTTATCTGAACTTCACGTAACTGTTACCCAAAAAAG is a genomic window of Flexibacter flexilis DSM 6793 containing:
- a CDS encoding DUF4290 domain-containing protein; protein product: MTEAKFNYYNAEKDITLKEYGRNIQNLVDSIVETPDRDKRNRLARTAIELMRQLNPSVQENTQDYTQKLWDDLFIISGFRLDVDCPYPKPETDVLFKRPERMSYPSGRIRYKHYGRTVESMIQKAKQLETEEERKAAAVAVGKLMKMFYKTWNKESIEDAVILEQLEHMSEGVLTLTLEQVQRERLFDMDKPKYVSGGSYSNRNHQQRKHQAGHNGRKNNNNNNDHRNKRK
- the recF gene encoding DNA replication/repair protein RecF (All proteins in this family for which functions are known are DNA-binding proteins that assist the filamentation of RecA onto DNA for the initiation of recombination or recombinational repair.); this encodes MYLESLELLYFKNYEECRLSFSPHINCLTGENGSGKTNLLDAIYYLSLTKSAFHKTDLPNIRQGHDFFMIHGDFVDTAQKHAVRCAYSLVEKKILSCNTIPYERITEHIGRFPVVLIAPDDTQVIREGSEERRKFFDGIIAQTDNHYLHNLLAYNHYLLQRNSLLKQFAERHYFDRDLLEAYSAPLLELAEKIYHKRQDFLQKFEPLFQKHYARLTQSREIVRLSYESQWQAENPTTDFWAALGKDAQLQRSTHGIHRDDYVFQINDFSLKKYGSQGQQKSYLIALKLAQFEAIEAATGHKPILLLDDIFDKLDELRIGQLLQMVADSFFGQIFITDARPERSRALLAHLGEKARFFGVHEGFVQGENL
- a CDS encoding ribose-phosphate pyrophosphokinase; its protein translation is MSSVKIFSGTASHYLSEKIAQFYGQPLGALTVQKFNDGEISPNFNESVRGEDVFIIQSTFPPADNLMELLLLIDAARRASAKYVTVVLPYFGYARQDRKDKPRVAIAAKLVANLLSAAGADRLMTCDLHAGQIQGFFDFPVDHLDGSAVFFPYVNSLKLDNFIFAAPDVGGVARARNFAKHFAVEMVVCDKHRKRANEIASMQVIGDVEGADVILVDDMVDTAGTLCKAAEILRDKGAKSVRAICTHALLSGKAYENIENSALESLAVTDTIPLRRESSKIKVLTVGELFAEAIKRVHGHESISSLFL
- a CDS encoding 50S ribosomal protein L25/general stress protein Ctc, producing MKSVEIIGFKRANLGKTEAKALRLESNVPCVLYGGNEQVHFYVPAILFRDLVYTPNAYTVSLNVEGKLFDAILQDIQFHPVNDMILHADFLVLDPAKEVKMNVPVRVEGTSVGVQKGGKLSVKLRKLTVKALPAALPDFVTVDVSALDLGKTIKVGQVKAEGFAILNAPNIPVVSIEIPRALKNAARQ
- the murA gene encoding UDP-N-acetylglucosamine 1-carboxyvinyltransferase, which codes for MASFEIIGGTRLQGEIVPQGAKNEALQIICAVLLTPEPVTIHNIPDIRDVNKLIELIGHLGAKVEKLSADSYRFEAKDVDLAYMESPEFAKEATALRGSIMILGPLLARFGQARIPKPGGDKIGRRRLDTHFLGLEKLGAKFNYNSKDGFFYIDGSHLQGTYMLLDEASVTGTANILMAAVLAKGTTTIYNAACEPYIQQLCKMLNSMGAKISGIGSNLLTIEGVEALGGTEHRMLPDMIEIGSFIGLAAMTGSEITIKNAAVKELGIIPEIFGRMGIKIEIKGDDIFIPQQYKYELETFIDGSTLTIADAPWPGFTPDLLSIVLVTATQAKGTVLIHQKMFESRLFFVDKLIDMGAQIILCDPHRATVIGLDRRVPLRGIRMTSPDIRAGVALLIAALSAEGTSIIDNVEQIDRGYQYIDQRLNALGAKIRRL
- the rbfA gene encoding 30S ribosome-binding factor RbfA → METQRQQKYARLLQRDLGEIFQRDAKHHFGGAFITVTKVRVSPDLSVVYVYLSFLLAKNPQLLLAEINEKNKIIRQELAKRIRNQVRIVPELRFYVDDTAEEAARIEKLLEMVKKPSENASKLTYEEEDETEE
- a CDS encoding PLDc N-terminal domain-containing protein; this translates as MKNLTLFLTKRSFVTLIGLNIVLSMAATLLRINHVAGTNALYILAMFLQVLTLGLAIYDVSSRNLRRKNLWYFILLFLPQFGVLIYLMRRDVETQQGRQSI